One window of Bacteroidota bacterium genomic DNA carries:
- a CDS encoding leucine-rich repeat domain-containing protein, whose product MKNAFLIILLVSVAFCTATAQPVAKDDHPLLNTTQLDNQRWYYDLDSALANPDNVYKLSLIDQKIKTLPEDFGKLRNLQILNLSNCKLKALPLEIKDCKNLTMISLYGNKLKFLPAEMRELKNLEILYLGNNKLFELPQWFGTMTKMRRLDVSRNPLTPADVSNAKRMLPKADVTF is encoded by the coding sequence ATGAAAAATGCCTTTTTGATCATTCTGCTGGTGTCAGTAGCGTTTTGTACGGCTACAGCTCAGCCCGTCGCCAAAGACGATCATCCGCTCCTCAATACCACGCAACTTGACAATCAGCGCTGGTACTATGATCTCGATTCAGCGCTCGCCAATCCTGACAACGTCTACAAGCTCAGCTTGATCGACCAAAAAATCAAAACGTTGCCCGAGGATTTTGGAAAGCTTCGCAATCTTCAAATCCTGAATCTGAGCAATTGCAAGCTGAAGGCATTGCCTTTGGAAATCAAAGACTGCAAAAACTTGACCATGATCAGCCTGTATGGCAACAAGCTCAAGTTTTTACCCGCTGAGATGCGGGAACTCAAGAATCTTGAAATTCTTTATCTCGGCAACAACAAGCTTTTTGAATTGCCGCAATGGTTTGGCACGATGACCAAAATGAGAAGGTTGGATGTAAGCCGCAATCCGCTGACACCCGCTGACGTGTCCAATGCAAAGCGGATGCTTCCAAAGGCGGACGTGACGTTCTGA
- a CDS encoding tyrosine--tRNA ligase has product MQLIEELRWRGMIQDITPGTEEYLNNNKVSGYVGFDPTAASLGIGNLVPVMLLLHFQRHGHHPIALVGGATGRIGDPSGKSDERKMLSEEELERNLAKMQVQLGRFLDFDSSTNPARLVNNYDWFKNYGFLDFLRDVGKHLTVNYMLSKDSVKNRIDSGTGISFTEFSYQLIQGYDFLHLHQNENCHLQFGGSDQFGNITAGMELVRRILGHQEDVYAFTCPLITKADGTKFGKSEKGNIFLDAELTSPYEFYQFWINNSDDDIVKLAKIFSLKPIPEIQALIDAMATQTKVLQYALAEEMTARIHGVEQLEIAKRATALLHGKGGIDDLKGLDLATIENILQGVGQGMVSRAAIQQGMPIIDFLAEAGACASRGDAKRKLTADKCVAINTVGTTDETRTITVDDLIHGRLVLVNLGKRNRFVVYVQD; this is encoded by the coding sequence ATGCAATTGATCGAAGAATTAAGATGGAGGGGGATGATTCAGGACATCACTCCGGGCACCGAAGAATACCTTAACAACAACAAGGTTTCGGGATATGTCGGGTTTGATCCAACTGCCGCTTCATTGGGGATCGGCAACCTTGTGCCTGTCATGCTTCTGCTCCATTTTCAGCGCCATGGTCATCATCCCATTGCCCTCGTCGGTGGTGCGACAGGACGCATCGGCGACCCATCCGGCAAAAGCGACGAACGCAAAATGCTTTCCGAGGAGGAACTCGAACGCAATTTGGCCAAAATGCAGGTTCAGTTGGGCCGCTTCCTCGATTTTGATTCCTCCACCAATCCTGCAAGACTCGTCAACAACTACGACTGGTTCAAAAACTACGGTTTTCTAGACTTTCTCCGCGATGTCGGAAAGCATCTCACTGTCAACTACATGCTTTCCAAAGACTCGGTCAAGAACCGTATCGACTCTGGAACCGGCATTTCCTTCACGGAATTTTCCTATCAGTTGATCCAGGGTTATGACTTTCTGCACCTCCATCAGAACGAAAACTGCCACCTGCAGTTTGGAGGATCCGATCAGTTTGGAAACATCACTGCCGGCATGGAATTGGTAAGACGAATCCTGGGTCACCAAGAGGATGTCTACGCCTTTACATGCCCCTTGATCACCAAAGCCGACGGCACAAAGTTTGGCAAAAGCGAGAAGGGAAATATCTTTTTGGATGCCGAATTGACTTCTCCCTACGAATTCTACCAGTTCTGGATCAACAACTCCGACGACGACATCGTCAAGCTGGCAAAAATCTTCAGCCTCAAACCGATTCCTGAAATCCAGGCACTCATCGATGCCATGGCAACGCAGACAAAGGTCTTGCAATATGCCTTGGCTGAGGAAATGACCGCACGCATCCATGGGGTCGAGCAACTCGAAATTGCGAAGCGCGCCACCGCCCTGTTGCATGGAAAAGGTGGAATCGACGATTTGAAAGGGCTTGACTTGGCTACCATTGAGAATATCCTGCAAGGGGTGGGACAAGGAATGGTTTCCCGGGCAGCGATCCAACAAGGTATGCCGATCATCGATTTTCTTGCAGAAGCCGGCGCATGCGCCAGCCGTGGAGACGCGAAACGCAAACTGACCGCCGATAAGTGTGTCGCCATCAATACCGTCGGCACGACGGATGAAACGCGCACGATTACGGTGGATGACTTGATCCATGGCCGGCTGGTACTGGTCAATCTCGGCAAACGCAACCGGTTTGTGGTCTATGTCCAAGACTAG
- a CDS encoding PKD domain-containing protein, giving the protein MRKFTTYFALSFAIVASVAMIGPCSETLCSGNSESQGEQSAYASLFNQRLAALPKVAGGEKEGKDKRNQPDMFAEFDKLKRMNPLTGEVPADGLQNAYEYFVSKWGEPRINPESNSNYGLYWDERGPTGIGGRTRAIMWDPNSTNGFFAGGVGGGLWHTDDVTVGSPNWTQVSPLFSNVAATCINYDPTNPMVMYYGTGEGWFNVDALRGAGVWKSTNGGMNWSQLSSTTGNAFYYCQGILVTNSGVLYVATKGGLQRSTDGGVTFTKVLGSGVGATNDWMTDIDIAGNGDLFVGVNGSGIYKSAGTLGATQGTAGTWTRLTTNFGSGYGRVEVAASMSNSAYVYAVCEVGNANTDIFRTTNGGLTWAATTAQPVAGAYNFGDDITNGQAWYDLSLGVDPSDHQVVYVGGINQHRTTNGGSSWTLLTDAYGFGQYIHPDQHSVAFNATNPQKLVFGNDGGIWYSSNRGTTVSEHNNNFNVTQYYSCAIDPRAGRNRIIGGAQDNGSTMVDAPGISAGIELTGSDGGYVAINAIYPDTMFTTTQYATVRRSRNGGNTFQSITNPSLNENNTLFINPMEISVTNPNYLFQGSTVLWMHPSSATGSAAGWRQITSSLGTNVTAIGPGYNPSTVVYFAAGGRVYRIANCATANSSTVPATVNPTGLGSGYINCVMVNPNDNNHIVVTFSSYGVAHRVVECRNADQGANAVWKVLTGDLPDLPCNWAVIEPNNPNGLLVGTDLGIFRCSDITLPANAIRWTPENMGMGIPRVEQIRARYSDKMVFLSTHGRGFYSTNSYNLVPAAAFSALNVVACDGIVEFMDSTSNAPVQWAWDFGDGGTSTVQHPTHQYSASGTYTVSLTATNPNGSSTTNQSITVTVVSPPTAYAGVDTSGCPGDTVQLSGSGGVSYAWAPVGAVISPYAASTQVVVNQTRTLILTVTDANGCTDTDTVVVSANASPSVWAGQDQTITTMGGSVNLAASGGVTYLWSPSTGLSCTNCPNPVASPSVTTTYTCTGYSAAGCERSDNVTVFVTIVGVDPSRDGGFSIDAVAPQPMNDRGMIRFTTPEAGAVRLDLIDMTGKLVGSVFDGNANAGQTTLQWERGTLASGMYFLRMRAGDHVATMKVVLQ; this is encoded by the coding sequence ATGAGAAAATTCACTACTTATTTTGCCTTGAGTTTTGCCATCGTGGCTTCCGTAGCCATGATTGGACCCTGTTCTGAGACGCTTTGCAGCGGGAACTCCGAATCCCAAGGCGAACAGTCAGCCTATGCGTCCCTCTTCAATCAACGACTTGCAGCACTTCCAAAGGTTGCTGGCGGCGAAAAAGAGGGAAAAGACAAAAGAAATCAGCCCGACATGTTTGCGGAGTTTGACAAGCTCAAGCGCATGAATCCATTGACGGGGGAAGTACCTGCCGACGGACTTCAAAACGCCTATGAATATTTTGTGTCGAAGTGGGGAGAGCCACGCATCAATCCTGAGAGCAATTCCAATTATGGACTTTATTGGGACGAGCGTGGCCCAACAGGCATTGGCGGCCGTACCCGTGCAATTATGTGGGACCCAAATTCTACGAATGGATTTTTTGCGGGTGGCGTCGGTGGTGGCCTTTGGCATACCGATGATGTGACGGTGGGTTCGCCCAACTGGACGCAGGTGAGTCCGTTGTTCAGCAATGTTGCTGCAACTTGTATCAACTACGATCCGACCAATCCCATGGTGATGTACTATGGCACAGGAGAGGGCTGGTTCAATGTGGATGCCCTTCGCGGAGCCGGCGTTTGGAAGTCGACCAACGGTGGCATGAACTGGTCGCAGTTGAGCAGCACTACTGGAAATGCATTCTACTATTGCCAAGGAATCCTCGTCACAAATTCAGGCGTACTGTATGTTGCTACCAAGGGAGGCTTGCAACGGTCGACCGACGGCGGTGTCACTTTCACGAAGGTGTTGGGCTCCGGCGTAGGTGCGACCAATGATTGGATGACCGACATTGACATTGCTGGAAATGGTGATCTTTTTGTTGGGGTGAACGGATCAGGGATTTATAAGTCAGCCGGAACCTTGGGTGCAACGCAAGGTACAGCGGGGACCTGGACGCGCCTTACAACGAATTTTGGTTCGGGCTATGGTCGTGTTGAAGTGGCTGCAAGCATGAGCAACAGTGCCTATGTTTATGCCGTTTGTGAAGTGGGAAATGCCAATACTGACATCTTCAGAACGACCAACGGCGGTTTGACATGGGCTGCAACGACCGCACAACCGGTAGCAGGAGCCTACAATTTTGGCGATGACATCACCAACGGACAGGCATGGTATGACCTCAGCCTTGGCGTTGATCCTAGTGATCATCAAGTGGTGTATGTCGGGGGTATCAATCAACACCGCACCACCAATGGTGGGTCTTCTTGGACGTTGCTGACCGATGCCTATGGCTTTGGGCAATACATCCACCCGGACCAACATTCGGTAGCTTTTAATGCGACAAATCCACAGAAACTGGTGTTTGGCAATGATGGTGGTATCTGGTACAGCAGCAATCGCGGCACAACCGTTTCCGAGCACAACAACAATTTCAACGTCACACAATACTATTCCTGCGCAATCGACCCCCGTGCAGGTCGCAACCGGATCATCGGTGGCGCGCAAGACAATGGATCCACGATGGTCGATGCCCCGGGTATTTCGGCAGGGATTGAGCTCACAGGATCAGATGGTGGCTATGTTGCAATCAACGCCATTTATCCTGATACGATGTTTACCACGACACAGTATGCCACTGTTCGACGTTCGAGGAATGGGGGAAATACATTCCAATCGATCACCAATCCATCACTCAACGAAAACAATACGCTGTTTATCAATCCGATGGAGATCAGCGTGACCAATCCGAATTATTTGTTTCAGGGATCGACGGTATTGTGGATGCATCCATCCAGCGCTACGGGAAGTGCAGCGGGTTGGCGTCAAATTACCTCGTCCTTGGGTACCAATGTTACCGCCATTGGACCTGGCTATAACCCGAGCACCGTGGTTTATTTTGCTGCGGGCGGCCGCGTTTACCGCATCGCAAACTGTGCCACCGCCAACAGCTCCACCGTGCCTGCCACCGTGAATCCAACGGGTCTTGGCAGCGGCTATATCAACTGCGTGATGGTGAATCCCAACGACAATAACCACATCGTGGTGACCTTCAGCAGCTATGGTGTGGCCCATCGTGTGGTCGAATGCCGCAATGCCGACCAAGGTGCAAATGCCGTTTGGAAGGTTTTGACAGGCGACTTGCCCGACCTTCCTTGCAACTGGGCAGTGATCGAACCCAACAATCCCAATGGCTTGTTGGTGGGAACCGATCTGGGCATCTTCCGTTGCAGCGACATTACCTTGCCTGCCAATGCGATACGTTGGACACCGGAAAACATGGGCATGGGCATTCCAAGAGTCGAACAAATCCGCGCAAGGTACAGTGATAAAATGGTGTTTTTGAGCACCCATGGTCGCGGGTTTTATTCGACCAATTCCTACAACCTCGTGCCTGCAGCCGCCTTTTCTGCTTTGAATGTCGTGGCTTGCGACGGCATCGTTGAATTTATGGATTCAACCTCCAATGCCCCAGTGCAATGGGCTTGGGACTTTGGTGATGGGGGAACTTCTACCGTGCAGCATCCGACGCATCAATATTCGGCAAGCGGAACATACACTGTAAGCTTGACGGCCACCAACCCCAATGGTAGCTCCACGACCAATCAGTCGATTACCGTAACTGTGGTTTCCCCTCCTACAGCCTATGCAGGCGTGGACACTTCGGGTTGCCCGGGTGATACCGTGCAGCTTTCTGGAAGCGGTGGGGTTAGTTATGCTTGGGCACCTGTGGGGGCTGTGATCAGTCCTTATGCGGCATCAACCCAAGTTGTGGTAAACCAAACGCGCACCTTGATTCTGACGGTTACAGATGCAAACGGCTGCACCGACACCGATACTGTGGTTGTCTCCGCCAACGCATCTCCAAGCGTTTGGGCTGGTCAAGACCAGACCATTACGACAATGGGTGGTTCCGTGAACTTGGCAGCAAGCGGCGGTGTAACCTATCTCTGGTCGCCATCCACGGGTTTGAGTTGCACCAATTGCCCCAATCCGGTGGCTTCCCCTTCGGTCACAACGACCTACACATGTACCGGATACAGTGCTGCGGGTTGTGAACGGAGTGACAACGTCACAGTCTTTGTGACCATCGTCGGCGTGGATCCAAGTCGTGACGGAGGTTTCTCGATCGACGCGGTGGCACCGCAGCCGATGAATGACCGCGGTATGATTCGGTTCACGACGCCAGAGGCAGGCGCAGTCAGGCTCGATTTGATTGATATGACTGGAAAATTGGTGGGATCTGTTTTTGATGGCAATGCCAATGCCGGCCAAACGACGTTGCAATGGGAGCGCGGTACGCTAGCCTCGGGGATGTATTTCCTGCGGATGCGTGCCGGGGATCATGTGGCAACGATGAAAGTCGTCCTTCAGTAA
- the rlmN gene encoding 23S rRNA (adenine(2503)-C(2))-methyltransferase RlmN: MGARYASLGDVFPADACRGSCGNDESRPSVIPFWGTLSGSILFGNAPRCFLYHHGSASGTAPNSSFCLQSPNPPYLWHVTQLPNIRSLDLAALKSWLEGIGEKGFRAKQIHEWLWKRNANSFEAMTNLGQGLRKQLQDHFTIGKLGVHSEQRSSDGTIKYAFQMPDGNLVEGVLIPTETRVTACVSSQVGCSLTCKFCATGYLDLKRNLQHYEIFDQVAYIKDAAEREYGRPLTNIVYMGMGEPLLNYKHVLGSIDMITSEEGLAMAPKRITVSTAGIAKMIRKLGDDGVRFEFALSLHAANDTKRNEIMPINESNSLEALGEALKYFYEKTETRVTYEYIIFKDFNDSLEDAEELYQFSLIVPSKINIIEYNPIDEAGFQNTSGNKLHRFRQYLEDKGAIVNVRRSRGKDVDGACGQLALKHR, from the coding sequence ATGGGAGCGCGGTACGCTAGCCTCGGGGATGTATTTCCTGCGGATGCGTGCCGGGGATCATGTGGCAACGATGAAAGTCGTCCTTCAGTAATCCCATTTTGGGGAACATTGTCGGGGAGCATCCTGTTTGGGAATGCTCCCCGATGCTTTTTGTACCACCATGGAAGTGCTTCGGGGACAGCACCGAATTCTTCCTTTTGCCTTCAATCCCCCAATCCTCCTTATCTTTGGCACGTGACGCAGCTTCCCAACATTCGCAGTTTGGACCTTGCAGCCCTTAAGTCGTGGCTCGAAGGTATCGGTGAAAAAGGCTTTAGGGCCAAGCAAATCCATGAATGGCTGTGGAAACGCAATGCGAATAGCTTTGAAGCAATGACCAATCTTGGTCAGGGTTTGCGCAAACAATTGCAGGATCATTTTACGATCGGCAAGCTAGGAGTGCATTCCGAGCAACGCAGCAGCGACGGCACCATCAAATACGCCTTTCAGATGCCCGATGGCAATTTGGTGGAAGGTGTTTTGATTCCGACGGAAACTCGGGTCACTGCTTGTGTTTCGTCGCAAGTAGGATGCTCGCTGACATGTAAATTTTGTGCGACGGGTTATCTTGACCTCAAGCGCAACCTGCAGCACTATGAGATTTTTGATCAGGTAGCCTATATCAAAGACGCCGCCGAAAGAGAATATGGCCGACCGCTCACCAACATTGTCTATATGGGAATGGGTGAGCCATTGCTGAATTACAAGCACGTCTTGGGGAGCATCGACATGATCACTTCCGAGGAAGGATTGGCAATGGCGCCCAAACGCATTACGGTGAGTACTGCCGGAATCGCCAAAATGATCCGAAAACTCGGAGACGATGGTGTTCGCTTCGAATTTGCCTTGAGTCTGCATGCCGCCAATGACACCAAGCGCAACGAAATCATGCCCATCAACGAATCCAATAGTCTTGAGGCATTGGGTGAGGCATTGAAGTATTTCTATGAGAAAACGGAAACTCGGGTAACCTACGAATACATCATTTTCAAGGACTTCAATGACAGTCTTGAAGATGCTGAGGAACTTTATCAGTTTTCCTTGATTGTACCGTCCAAAATCAACATCATTGAATACAACCCTATCGATGAAGCTGGTTTTCAGAACACGAGCGGCAACAAATTGCACCGTTTCAGGCAATACTTGGAAGACAAGGGCGCCATTGTCAATGTCAGACGCAGCCGCGGCAAGGATGTCGATGGTGCATGTGGACAGCTTGCTTTGAAGCATCGCTGA
- a CDS encoding RecX family transcriptional regulator, which produces MKNAKPWDEEEALEKLRKYCAWQERCRSEAWQKFTQLGCPRNDVQRLLGILEHEGFLDEARYARAYARGKFNQKGWGRMKIREGLRSKRVDESLIEDALELIEPDAYLERLVEITRKRIGEADMNDWEAQQKLRAYLEGKGYEWEAIAMALKRINESTN; this is translated from the coding sequence ATGAAAAATGCCAAACCCTGGGACGAAGAGGAAGCGTTGGAAAAGTTGCGCAAATACTGCGCTTGGCAGGAAAGGTGCCGGTCTGAAGCCTGGCAAAAATTCACACAACTGGGTTGCCCACGCAACGACGTGCAGCGGTTGCTCGGCATATTGGAACACGAAGGGTTTCTCGACGAGGCACGCTACGCCCGCGCCTATGCACGTGGGAAGTTCAATCAAAAAGGCTGGGGCCGTATGAAGATCCGGGAAGGACTTCGCAGTAAACGGGTGGATGAATCATTGATCGAGGACGCTTTGGAGCTCATCGAACCCGATGCCTACTTGGAACGCTTGGTGGAAATCACCCGGAAACGCATTGGTGAGGCAGACATGAATGATTGGGAGGCCCAACAGAAGTTGAGAGCCTACTTGGAGGGCAAAGGATATGAATGGGAAGCCATTGCGATGGCGTTGAAACGCATCAACGAATCAACCAACTGA